The Thermoplasmata archaeon genome includes a window with the following:
- the tgtA gene encoding tRNA guanosine(15) transglycosylase TgtA: MTRFEMKARDGLARIGRLETPHGVVETPALLPVIHPGQTMIPATELKRKFGVPIVITNSYIIHSSPELRERARREGVHDLLGFDGPVMTDSGTFQEYVYGGVGVDQKEILDFQLEIGSDLCTMLDLFSGPDAPENRVAEELTENLRRAREASERFREVKTGQGLVLTVQGGVFPHLRKKAAEAVAGLECALQGIGGVVPLMESYRFAELVDLIVSSRMVLNPSRPIHLFGAGHPMTLPLATLLGCDTFDSASYAKYARDGRYMLPGGTRHLRDLSHLPCPCPVCTSTTPTELMGMEEKERERLLAEHNLHLCFSELRAVRQAILEGNLWELVEERCRAHPALLDALRRLGKYSDYLERYASVSRPGAFFYKGPESSLRPEVVRWRCRLFERYSQPECEVTVCFPEGPRPYSRHYAEAVARISERWDARFVVTSFFGPVPLELDHMYPIAQSVVPEELDAESLAGIRKVMERFSHGLKSKFSIVWEGENTLTNLEMLVRPRTGPPPDLDLLAVVATADMQFGAGAAQALLKGRVELIKSPSTGRVRRVMVDGEHVMSLRASDGLFSLRLAGGERLRRYFPPPRLRVSVNAEAAEYAAQGRSVFARFVLDCDPELRPGEEALVVDREDRLVAVGRTVMVRDEMMSFKRGVAVKVRHGLAAMAKPGDVWGEED; encoded by the coding sequence ATGACCCGTTTCGAGATGAAGGCTAGGGATGGTCTTGCCAGGATCGGTCGCCTCGAAACCCCACATGGGGTGGTTGAGACACCCGCGCTGCTTCCAGTGATTCACCCGGGCCAGACAATGATTCCCGCAACAGAGCTCAAGCGCAAATTCGGCGTTCCAATCGTCATCACCAACTCTTACATCATCCATTCTAGCCCCGAGCTGCGGGAGAGAGCGCGGCGCGAGGGTGTGCACGACCTTCTCGGCTTCGACGGCCCAGTGATGACCGATTCGGGCACATTTCAGGAGTATGTCTACGGCGGCGTGGGTGTCGACCAAAAGGAGATTCTCGACTTCCAGCTCGAAATTGGCTCAGACCTCTGCACCATGCTCGACCTCTTCTCGGGGCCCGACGCTCCTGAGAACAGGGTGGCGGAGGAGCTAACGGAGAACCTACGGAGGGCTCGCGAGGCCTCAGAGCGCTTTCGAGAGGTGAAGACAGGCCAGGGCCTTGTCCTCACGGTGCAGGGTGGGGTCTTCCCTCACCTGAGGAAGAAAGCGGCTGAGGCGGTGGCGGGGCTGGAATGCGCGCTGCAGGGCATAGGGGGAGTTGTGCCTCTGATGGAGTCCTACCGTTTTGCTGAGCTCGTGGATTTAATCGTCTCCTCTCGGATGGTTCTCAACCCGTCGAGGCCTATCCACCTCTTCGGTGCAGGCCACCCGATGACATTACCACTAGCAACCCTTCTGGGGTGCGACACATTCGACTCGGCCTCCTATGCCAAATACGCACGCGACGGCAGGTATATGTTGCCTGGCGGGACCAGACATCTCAGAGATCTCTCCCACCTCCCTTGCCCCTGCCCCGTCTGCACCTCTACCACGCCCACGGAGCTGATGGGTATGGAGGAAAAGGAGAGGGAGCGCCTCCTGGCCGAGCACAACCTCCACCTCTGCTTCTCCGAGCTCAGGGCGGTCAGGCAGGCGATTCTCGAGGGAAACTTGTGGGAACTTGTCGAGGAAAGGTGCAGGGCCCATCCCGCCCTCCTGGATGCTCTGAGGAGACTCGGGAAGTATTCCGACTACCTCGAGAGGTACGCTTCGGTTTCAAGGCCAGGGGCGTTTTTTTACAAGGGACCGGAGTCCTCGCTCAGGCCGGAAGTCGTGAGGTGGCGGTGTCGCCTTTTCGAGAGATACAGCCAGCCAGAGTGCGAGGTCACAGTGTGCTTTCCTGAGGGGCCCCGGCCCTACTCCAGGCACTATGCCGAGGCAGTGGCGAGGATATCGGAGCGCTGGGACGCACGTTTCGTAGTGACCTCTTTCTTCGGGCCGGTTCCGCTAGAGCTCGACCACATGTACCCAATTGCCCAGTCCGTAGTTCCCGAAGAACTCGACGCGGAGTCGCTCGCTGGTATCAGAAAAGTAATGGAGCGCTTCTCCCACGGTCTCAAGTCGAAGTTCTCAATCGTCTGGGAAGGGGAGAACACATTGACTAACCTTGAGATGCTTGTGCGACCCCGAACGGGGCCCCCACCCGACCTCGACCTTCTCGCCGTCGTCGCCACAGCGGATATGCAGTTCGGAGCGGGGGCCGCACAGGCTCTCCTGAAGGGAAGGGTCGAGCTCATCAAATCGCCCAGCACGGGCAGGGTGAGACGGGTAATGGTTGACGGAGAGCACGTGATGTCCCTCAGGGCCAGCGACGGCCTCTTCTCTTTGAGGCTCGCGGGTGGCGAGAGGCTCAGGCGCTACTTCCCCCCTCCCCGACTGCGCGTTTCTGTAAATGCAGAAGCTGCTGAGTATGCCGCACAGGGGAGGAGCGTCTTCGCGAGGTTCGTCCTTGATTGCGACCCTGAGCTCAGGCCCGGAGAGGAGGCATTGGTGGTGGACAGGGAGGACAGGCTCGTCGCTGTAGGAAGAACGGTGATGGTGAGGGATGAGATGATGTCATTCAAGAGGGGCGTGGCTGTCAAAGTCAGGCATGGGTTGGCAGCGATGGCGAAGCCGGGTGATGTATGGGGAGAGGAGGATTGA
- a CDS encoding TIGR00269 family protein, with translation MRECGNSGGRRRYRAQQGHPERGEKEKEAIAEHYCSLCGSGALTFVRYSGVHLCSRHFVAFVKKKVSRELRKQVRLPERARVAVAVSGGKDSVVTLRLLHELLSPRRGTEILAITVDEGIRSYRPPAIRLVAEHCREIGVEHRVVSFTKTFGLTLDSTKGKWGESTACTYCGVFRRYCMNREAREVGADVLATGLNLDDTAQSILMNICRGDVERLARLGPHERVQPGLVPRIQPLRQVTDKESYLYAMLRGYKVHSLTCPYAGDAMRNRFRAVVSELETASPGTRFCILNSYDAIRRALEPLYPPAKLRPCSSCGEPSAGELCEACRLVGFLKGAGGGAGEAPRKPPRRRS, from the coding sequence ATGAGGGAGTGCGGGAATTCCGGAGGGCGGCGTCGCTACCGCGCGCAGCAGGGCCACCCTGAACGTGGAGAAAAAGAAAAAGAGGCCATTGCGGAGCACTATTGCTCGCTCTGTGGCTCCGGAGCCCTCACCTTCGTGAGGTATAGCGGCGTTCATCTTTGCAGCAGGCATTTCGTGGCTTTCGTGAAAAAGAAGGTCTCGCGCGAGCTCAGGAAACAGGTCAGGCTCCCAGAGAGAGCGAGGGTCGCGGTCGCGGTCTCAGGAGGTAAGGACAGCGTGGTCACCCTGAGGCTCCTGCACGAGCTCCTCTCCCCGCGCAGGGGCACAGAGATTCTCGCGATAACCGTGGACGAGGGCATCAGGAGCTACCGGCCCCCGGCAATCAGGCTCGTTGCGGAGCACTGCAGGGAGATTGGAGTGGAGCACCGCGTGGTTTCCTTTACAAAAACCTTCGGCCTGACCCTCGATTCTACAAAGGGGAAATGGGGCGAGAGCACCGCCTGCACCTACTGCGGGGTCTTCAGGCGCTACTGCATGAACAGGGAGGCGCGGGAGGTCGGGGCGGACGTGCTCGCGACAGGTTTGAACCTGGACGACACCGCCCAGTCGATTCTGATGAACATCTGCAGGGGCGACGTGGAGAGGCTCGCGAGGCTCGGGCCACACGAGAGAGTCCAGCCGGGGCTCGTTCCGCGCATTCAGCCCCTCAGGCAGGTCACCGACAAGGAATCCTATCTTTATGCTATGCTCAGGGGCTACAAGGTCCACAGCCTGACCTGCCCCTACGCCGGAGACGCCATGCGAAACCGCTTCAGGGCCGTGGTGAGCGAGCTCGAGACTGCCTCTCCGGGCACCAGATTCTGCATCCTGAACTCGTACGATGCCATCCGGAGGGCTCTCGAGCCCCTGTACCCTCCCGCGAAACTAAGGCCCTGCTCGTCCTGCGGCGAGCCCTCCGCGGGAGAGTTATGTGAGGCCTGCAGGCTGGTCGGTTTTCTGAAGGGGGCCGGAGGAGGGGCCGGGGAGGCGCCCCGGAAGCCACCTCGCCGGAGGAGCTGA
- the ftsZ gene encoding cell division protein FtsZ, with the protein MKSLIDSALTRTGLPEQAQAPTPETPDDKELMELIEGLKLSIKVFGCGGGGSNTITRLMNEGVVGAELIACNTDARHLLNTHAHKKILLGRKVTKGLGAGGEPAMGEQSAREAEEELKKAVAGAHIVFIAAGLGGGTGTGSAPIVAQLAKQAGAMVIAFVTKPFKGEGRRRMEEADAGLARLSAVADTVVVISNDKLLEMAPKLPINQAFLVLDELLMDSMKSIIELVTKPGLVNLDYNDLKTIIDGGGVSVMGLGESDAPGGERVDEAVNAVLNCPLLEYDIRNATGALVKITGGPDMTLAEAERVAEIIQSKVNPNTRLIWGAAVEPEMKGTVKVMLVVTGVTSKQIVGRTDRTAIQYAGAGQSGLDIVR; encoded by the coding sequence ATGAAGTCTCTAATCGACAGTGCTCTCACGCGCACTGGCCTACCGGAACAGGCTCAGGCCCCGACGCCCGAGACGCCGGACGACAAGGAGCTGATGGAGCTGATTGAGGGGCTCAAGCTCTCCATCAAGGTGTTCGGGTGCGGTGGCGGTGGCTCAAACACGATAACAAGGCTGATGAACGAGGGCGTCGTCGGCGCGGAACTCATCGCCTGCAATACTGACGCTAGGCATCTTCTCAACACCCACGCGCACAAGAAGATTCTTCTTGGAAGGAAGGTAACAAAGGGGCTCGGCGCGGGGGGCGAGCCAGCAATGGGCGAGCAGTCCGCAAGGGAGGCCGAGGAGGAGCTGAAGAAGGCAGTGGCCGGGGCACACATCGTATTCATCGCCGCCGGGCTAGGTGGCGGAACCGGCACCGGCTCCGCTCCAATCGTAGCCCAGCTCGCCAAGCAGGCCGGTGCAATGGTTATCGCTTTCGTCACGAAGCCGTTCAAGGGCGAGGGGCGCAGGAGGATGGAGGAGGCGGACGCGGGTCTTGCTAGGCTGAGCGCCGTCGCGGACACCGTCGTCGTGATATCCAACGACAAACTACTTGAAATGGCGCCGAAGCTGCCCATCAACCAGGCCTTCCTCGTCCTCGACGAGCTGCTGATGGACTCGATGAAGTCCATAATCGAGTTAGTGACGAAGCCGGGCCTAGTCAATCTGGACTACAACGACCTTAAGACCATCATTGACGGTGGCGGGGTCTCGGTGATGGGGCTAGGGGAGTCGGACGCCCCCGGGGGGGAGAGGGTAGACGAGGCCGTGAACGCCGTGCTCAACTGCCCTCTTCTGGAGTACGACATCCGCAACGCCACCGGAGCCCTCGTGAAGATCACCGGCGGTCCGGACATGACCCTGGCCGAGGCCGAGAGGGTCGCGGAGATAATCCAGTCCAAGGTCAACCCCAACACCCGGCTGATATGGGGCGCGGCGGTTGAGCCTGAGATGAAGGGCACGGTAAAGGTGATGCTCGTGGTCACGGGCGTCACATCGAAGCAGATTGTAGGCCGGACCGACCGCACAGCCATCCAGTATGCCGGAGCTGGGCAGAGCGGCCTCGACATCGTGCGCTGA
- a CDS encoding transcription factor S: protein MFCPECGALMHPREGRLCCSRCGCQREVSDGERRTVREECHSRETLIIEGDAGLLPTTHDTECPKCGQREAYWVLRQTRAADEPETRIYECTKCHHRWREY, encoded by the coding sequence ATGTTCTGTCCTGAGTGCGGGGCGCTGATGCACCCCCGGGAGGGCCGGCTCTGCTGCAGCCGCTGCGGGTGCCAGAGGGAGGTCTCCGACGGCGAGCGTAGGACGGTGAGGGAGGAGTGCCACAGCCGCGAGACGCTTATTATTGAGGGGGACGCTGGCCTCCTTCCCACGACGCACGACACCGAGTGCCCGAAGTGCGGGCAGCGCGAGGCCTACTGGGTGCTCAGGCAGACCCGGGCCGCGGACGAGCCAGAGACGCGCATTTACGAGTGCACGAAGTGCCACCACAGATGGAGGGAGTATTAA
- a CDS encoding putative Ig domain-containing protein, whose translation MRDVSRTRARVALLTAALYLGVLLTQPLASANLPPSISSVPHSEAFATFEYIYQVHASDPDGDFLSYSLADFPEGMVIDFLTGTVRWRPSLNQTGEHTVRLLVSDGTYSVVQEFILHVVLAANHPLPELRISAPREGQILNRTFYVRGVAWSAPDAPPVATVEVSIDSGPWFPASLQGEAWAFPLDTSKYRNGRHVLAARAFDGSAYSLELRVNLTFNNPRYVLMDYDVETERGPAPLAVVLAAVLVTGLVVIIIDWRRQRVVGGGDA comes from the coding sequence ATGAGGGATGTGAGCCGGACGCGGGCGCGAGTGGCCTTGCTGACCGCCGCCCTCTATCTGGGTGTATTATTGACCCAGCCGCTCGCATCCGCCAACCTACCGCCCTCCATATCATCGGTTCCACACTCCGAGGCATTCGCCACATTCGAGTATATCTATCAGGTCCACGCCTCCGACCCAGACGGCGATTTCCTCAGCTACTCGCTTGCCGACTTCCCAGAGGGCATGGTCATTGACTTCCTGACCGGCACTGTGCGGTGGAGACCCTCCCTGAACCAGACCGGAGAACACACAGTGCGGCTCCTGGTCTCGGACGGCACCTACTCAGTCGTTCAGGAATTCATACTCCATGTAGTCCTCGCCGCCAACCACCCCCTCCCCGAGCTCCGCATATCCGCGCCCCGTGAGGGCCAAATCCTCAACCGAACCTTTTATGTTAGAGGCGTGGCGTGGAGCGCACCGGACGCGCCGCCGGTCGCCACAGTCGAGGTTTCCATTGACTCTGGCCCCTGGTTCCCTGCCTCGCTACAGGGCGAGGCTTGGGCTTTCCCGCTCGACACCTCGAAGTACAGGAACGGAAGGCACGTCTTGGCAGCGCGCGCCTTCGACGGCTCCGCCTACTCCCTCGAGCTCAGGGTCAACCTGACTTTTAACAACCCAAGGTATGTTCTGATGGACTACGATGTCGAAACGGAGCGCGGCCCGGCACCGCTCGCGGTTGTTTTAGCTGCAGTGCTTGTGACGGGGCTCGTCGTTATAATCATCGACTGGCGCAGACAGCGGGTGGTGGGAGGAGGGGATGCCTGA
- a CDS encoding Ig-like domain-containing protein, with translation MGMRLVVLGLTASMLLMALPIWAPGSKALTQSFSNGTDYYFGNGGWYGREALSPIYVNVGLAITRIDVQVLIWANQNGNDAADIDVYIRHPDGTEQQLVWDGTYYGGASISTTFYDIFRFNSKLSTGQWFLRVRDEGNYGSSNTYGGYIDSWTLTIHYQEPSLTLVAPSSPGATVSGMLQVTASVQGAGIEDVELFVDGSYAGDLSLSGGNYVCSLNTALYLDGQHTLLVRARDWEGRTDSKSIDLKFDNFKPRIAFSSPVPGFVRGEQVFLISGSNGEASMNVNILITGPGVFIDAPMVTLGGGVYAYEWPSGAFQDGDYEVSAYSIDLAGTNVSTPSVSLTVDNTPPSLSLNSPVSGVYVSGLLELDLSGTGDANPSHTQYALDGGPWVPAAPGWQESFLIDTSGIPDGAHRIRARAVDMAGWATEALVEVIVCNAEPALDIVSPAGGSLLEGQLTIRALAASFAPISSVTITLDGVSRPAGLSALSGYYELPLDTAGLADGEHIVSAEARDASGKTVAYEGLSFKTDNHAPSLGVLSPLDGQRVKGTVNLSVSASDLFLSEVSWWVDGRPASPMVLENGSFRAALNTSELPDGPHALDFLARDAIGHGTERTVSVVVDNSLPSVELLRPLEGEFLSGDAVFRVRAGDGLGLESVSVSISGLAPRRLSLSPQSGYYELSLDTRSLPDGNYTALAEARDLTGELASSEEVSFHIDNTPPALMVRYPRPNQRIVYTEGERLLELEAGDLFLAGVEYNLDGTGWRPAGEPFTCPGLGEGRHVVMIRAMDMAGHLTTVSTDFVFDSSEPELLLASPLPDARVAGVLRVSVRAQDALGIARVLVFPDNSTGARGCEAVLNPQSSLYEALLDTKSWAGGDRYVTITVTASDTSGLQSTRSVRVFVDNSAPEIFKLSPPGTVQGKVEFKFTISDSSKVKRVELKLEGGEWREMIYREITGRYYATWDTGLGDNGVHRYEVRAVDELGNEAVAVYTVSVENPDYAWVVWAVIVVLLVLIAVVVVVGRYRKKEEEPGEAPELEEPGPVTPVAGEPVEELPGERSGEAPREEKKPPATGWVEEGPSAAPPQHSSPALAAPPIQPPPGPPAAPGSAAAPQPALPVKPGGNSEVDSFLKELGK, from the coding sequence ATGGGAATGAGACTGGTTGTGCTGGGTCTGACCGCTTCCATGCTTCTAATGGCGCTCCCGATTTGGGCGCCGGGCTCGAAGGCCCTGACGCAGAGCTTCTCGAATGGTACCGACTACTACTTCGGGAACGGCGGCTGGTACGGCAGGGAGGCGCTCAGCCCGATATATGTGAATGTCGGGCTGGCAATAACCCGAATAGATGTCCAGGTCTTGATATGGGCCAACCAGAACGGCAACGACGCCGCAGACATCGACGTCTACATCCGCCACCCGGACGGGACGGAGCAGCAGCTCGTGTGGGACGGGACCTACTACGGCGGAGCCTCGATATCGACCACGTTCTACGATATCTTCCGCTTCAACAGCAAGCTGAGCACCGGGCAGTGGTTCCTGCGGGTCAGGGACGAGGGCAACTACGGGAGCTCCAACACCTACGGCGGCTACATAGACTCCTGGACGCTGACGATTCACTATCAGGAGCCCTCGCTCACCCTCGTCGCTCCAAGCTCCCCCGGCGCCACGGTCTCGGGGATGCTGCAGGTAACGGCTTCTGTCCAGGGCGCCGGAATCGAGGACGTCGAGCTGTTCGTTGACGGGAGCTACGCCGGGGACCTCTCACTCTCCGGCGGGAATTACGTATGCAGCCTCAACACCGCGCTCTATCTGGACGGCCAGCACACCCTTCTCGTCAGAGCGAGGGACTGGGAAGGCCGGACGGACTCAAAGAGCATAGACCTGAAGTTCGACAATTTCAAACCCCGCATCGCCTTCTCCTCGCCCGTGCCCGGCTTCGTCAGGGGCGAGCAGGTCTTCCTAATCAGCGGCTCAAACGGAGAGGCCTCAATGAACGTGAATATCCTGATAACCGGGCCCGGCGTCTTCATTGACGCGCCGATGGTCACCCTGGGTGGAGGCGTGTACGCGTACGAGTGGCCCTCGGGCGCTTTTCAGGACGGCGACTACGAGGTCTCGGCCTACTCAATCGACCTCGCCGGCACGAACGTGTCCACTCCGTCCGTCTCCCTTACGGTGGACAACACGCCCCCCTCCCTCTCGCTGAACTCACCGGTTTCCGGCGTCTATGTCTCGGGCCTCCTCGAGCTCGACCTGAGCGGGACGGGCGACGCCAACCCCTCCCACACCCAGTACGCACTGGACGGGGGCCCCTGGGTCCCGGCCGCTCCCGGCTGGCAGGAGAGCTTCCTCATCGACACCTCCGGAATTCCCGACGGGGCCCACAGAATTCGGGCGCGGGCGGTGGACATGGCGGGCTGGGCGACCGAGGCCCTCGTGGAAGTCATCGTCTGCAACGCCGAGCCCGCGCTGGACATCGTCTCCCCGGCCGGCGGGAGCCTGCTCGAGGGCCAGCTCACGATAAGGGCCCTGGCCGCCTCCTTCGCCCCCATATCCTCCGTGACAATAACCCTCGACGGCGTCTCGAGGCCCGCTGGCCTCAGCGCTCTCTCCGGCTACTATGAGTTGCCTCTGGACACCGCCGGCCTCGCAGACGGGGAGCACATCGTCTCTGCGGAGGCGCGGGACGCCTCTGGAAAGACGGTGGCTTATGAGGGTCTGAGCTTCAAAACAGACAACCACGCGCCCTCGCTAGGTGTTCTGTCTCCCCTCGACGGCCAGAGGGTAAAGGGCACCGTCAACCTGTCCGTGTCGGCCTCCGACCTCTTCCTCTCTGAGGTGAGCTGGTGGGTCGACGGCCGCCCGGCGTCGCCGATGGTTCTGGAGAATGGGAGCTTCAGGGCCGCGCTTAACACCTCAGAGCTCCCCGACGGCCCCCACGCGCTAGATTTCCTCGCTCGGGACGCCATCGGCCACGGGACGGAAAGGACAGTCAGTGTCGTTGTGGACAACTCCCTGCCCTCCGTCGAGCTCTTGAGGCCCCTGGAGGGAGAGTTCCTCTCCGGCGATGCCGTCTTTCGGGTCAGAGCAGGCGACGGGCTCGGGCTGGAGAGCGTGAGCGTCTCCATCTCCGGTCTAGCGCCGCGCAGACTCTCCCTCAGCCCGCAGAGCGGCTACTACGAGCTCTCCCTTGACACCCGCTCCCTGCCCGACGGAAACTACACCGCTCTGGCCGAGGCGAGGGACCTCACCGGTGAGCTCGCTTCTTCGGAGGAGGTCTCATTCCACATCGACAACACGCCACCAGCGCTCATGGTTCGCTACCCGCGCCCCAACCAGAGGATTGTCTATACGGAAGGAGAAAGGCTCCTCGAGCTGGAGGCGGGCGACCTGTTCCTCGCCGGGGTGGAGTACAACCTGGACGGGACCGGCTGGAGGCCCGCGGGCGAACCCTTCACCTGCCCGGGCCTCGGCGAGGGCAGGCACGTTGTGATGATAAGGGCGATGGACATGGCCGGCCACCTGACCACCGTCTCAACAGATTTCGTCTTCGACTCCTCGGAGCCGGAGCTGCTGCTCGCCTCGCCCCTACCTGACGCCAGAGTCGCCGGCGTGCTGAGGGTCTCGGTGCGGGCCCAGGACGCCCTTGGAATCGCGCGGGTGCTGGTCTTCCCGGACAACTCCACAGGGGCGCGGGGCTGCGAGGCGGTCCTCAACCCCCAGAGTTCCCTCTACGAGGCCCTTCTCGACACAAAGTCCTGGGCGGGCGGGGACAGGTACGTCACAATAACCGTGACCGCGAGCGACACCTCCGGCCTCCAGAGCACGCGGAGCGTGAGGGTTTTCGTGGACAACTCCGCCCCCGAAATCTTCAAGCTCTCTCCCCCCGGAACGGTCCAGGGAAAGGTGGAGTTCAAGTTCACCATCTCCGACAGCTCGAAGGTGAAGAGGGTCGAGCTCAAGCTGGAGGGCGGCGAGTGGCGCGAGATGATATACCGGGAAATCACAGGGAGATACTACGCCACCTGGGACACAGGTCTCGGAGACAACGGGGTACACAGGTACGAGGTCAGGGCCGTGGACGAGCTCGGTAACGAGGCTGTGGCGGTCTACACTGTCAGCGTCGAGAACCCCGACTACGCCTGGGTTGTGTGGGCGGTCATCGTGGTCCTGCTGGTTCTGATAGCGGTCGTCGTTGTCGTCGGCAGGTACAGGAAGAAGGAGGAGGAGCCTGGCGAGGCCCCGGAGCTCGAGGAGCCGGGGCCCGTGACCCCGGTCGCGGGAGAGCCCGTGGAGGAGCTGCCCGGCGAGCGGTCCGGAGAGGCGCCGAGGGAGGAGAAAAAGCCCCCGGCGACGGGCTGGGTCGAGGAGGGACCCAGCGCGGCCCCGCCCCAGCACTCCTCGCCCGCTCTCGCCGCGCCTCCCATCCAGCCGCCGCCCGGCCCCCCGGCCGCTCCCGGAAGCGCGGCCGCCCCCCAGCCCGCCCTGCCTGTGAAACCGGGAGGAAACAGCGAGGTGGACAGCTTCCTCAAGGAGCTTGGGAAGTAA
- a CDS encoding C45 family peptidase — MFPDGVPGLRGRLARGSGGRRALVAVAVALALLAQTPMCREAGSKSSRPQAPGGSFVSEKAGFTLIHLEGDPRTIGLEHGRLLADKIERGMAAYAHCSMDWYGFTWAQCRATALLFWTRVPAEYQQEIQGIAEGAASAGVRNPDGALVDWIDVLAYNAQWDIWWTLTSPGNPLWWWPFHRDEEWPHHCSGFVATGPDWTADGGFVLAQSLWMPYFLPPAHAVWCDLVPNQGNRIFMQLTAGMIWSGTEYYINSAGLVAAETTLGHGAHVWGGTPAFVRVRRAIQYASTIDEFREQMLRDTNGAYCSDYLLADVKSNEVAVLELGGRTWALARTSNGFLPSCNYPWDPTVAAEMGAPQGAAHGCWPRWIRIQDLCNSSKGNITVEFGKALLGDHYDTTVGYENPGRYSLCGHGENTTRGYPHGSQDGKVTNRTMASRMQVWARYGHSCGQPFYKELHAAEHPDYAFDDLEDMIAGPWSTFGALNPLELSVLDSSGQPVRGSRVRAEDVYDGNTTWFELPEGRLLIERFMTGVYNFTAEKGGLKVRERFEVSGPRSVELFLRESGSGSVAGGHLAVAAGAAGIAAVSLGWVMWRRMKNSRVRGRS, encoded by the coding sequence TTGTTTCCCGATGGGGTTCCGGGCCTGCGCGGGAGGCTAGCTCGCGGGTCGGGAGGGAGGCGTGCACTCGTTGCTGTAGCTGTGGCTCTGGCCCTCCTCGCCCAGACCCCGATGTGCCGGGAGGCCGGGAGCAAGAGCTCCAGACCGCAGGCCCCGGGCGGCTCCTTCGTCTCCGAGAAGGCCGGCTTCACCCTCATACACCTCGAGGGCGACCCGCGGACGATCGGTCTGGAGCACGGCCGGCTTCTCGCGGACAAAATCGAGAGGGGCATGGCCGCCTACGCCCACTGCTCGATGGACTGGTACGGCTTCACCTGGGCCCAGTGCCGCGCCACCGCCCTCCTCTTCTGGACAAGGGTTCCGGCCGAGTACCAGCAGGAGATTCAGGGCATCGCCGAGGGCGCCGCCTCCGCTGGCGTCAGGAACCCCGACGGGGCTCTTGTTGACTGGATTGATGTTCTCGCCTACAACGCCCAGTGGGACATCTGGTGGACCCTCACATCGCCCGGAAACCCGCTCTGGTGGTGGCCCTTTCATAGGGATGAGGAGTGGCCGCACCATTGCTCCGGCTTCGTCGCCACAGGTCCCGACTGGACCGCGGACGGCGGCTTCGTGCTCGCCCAGAGTCTCTGGATGCCGTATTTCCTACCGCCAGCGCACGCGGTCTGGTGCGATCTCGTCCCAAACCAGGGCAACAGAATTTTCATGCAGCTGACCGCCGGGATGATATGGTCAGGGACGGAATATTACATCAACTCCGCGGGCCTCGTCGCGGCCGAGACGACACTAGGCCACGGAGCCCATGTATGGGGCGGCACGCCCGCCTTCGTCAGGGTACGGAGGGCAATTCAGTACGCCTCGACCATTGACGAGTTCAGGGAGCAGATGCTCAGGGACACCAACGGCGCCTACTGCTCTGACTATCTGCTCGCCGATGTGAAGAGCAACGAGGTCGCGGTGCTCGAGCTCGGTGGAAGGACATGGGCGCTGGCGAGGACGAGCAATGGCTTCCTCCCCTCCTGCAACTATCCATGGGACCCGACGGTGGCCGCAGAGATGGGCGCCCCACAGGGCGCGGCCCACGGGTGCTGGCCGAGGTGGATTCGAATTCAGGACCTCTGCAACAGCTCGAAGGGAAACATAACCGTCGAGTTCGGCAAGGCGCTCCTCGGCGACCATTACGACACCACCGTCGGTTACGAGAACCCGGGGAGGTACAGCCTCTGCGGCCACGGCGAGAACACCACCCGCGGCTACCCGCACGGCTCCCAGGACGGGAAGGTGACGAACCGGACAATGGCCTCTCGAATGCAGGTCTGGGCTCGTTACGGCCATTCCTGTGGCCAGCCTTTCTACAAGGAGCTGCACGCGGCGGAGCACCCCGACTACGCCTTCGACGACCTGGAGGACATGATTGCGGGCCCCTGGAGCACATTCGGCGCGCTCAACCCCCTAGAGCTGTCGGTGCTCGACTCCAGCGGCCAGCCCGTCCGGGGCTCGCGGGTGAGGGCCGAGGACGTGTATGATGGCAACACAACTTGGTTCGAGCTCCCGGAGGGCAGGCTCCTCATCGAGCGCTTCATGACCGGCGTCTACAATTTCACGGCGGAGAAGGGTGGCCTGAAGGTCAGGGAGCGGTTTGAAGTCTCCGGGCCCCGGTCGGTCGAGCTTTTCCTTAGGGAAAGCGGTAGTGGGTCGGTGGCGGGAGGCCACCTCGCGGTTGCGGCCGGCGCGGCGGGCATCGCGGCAGTATCGCTGGGATGGGTGATGTGGAGGAGGATGAAGAACTCGCGAGTCCGGGGGCGGAGCTGA